From Amphiprion ocellaris isolate individual 3 ecotype Okinawa chromosome 10, ASM2253959v1, whole genome shotgun sequence, one genomic window encodes:
- the LOC111567656 gene encoding protein AKNAD1 isoform X1 has translation MEGDPEESDEDVQGDDKPTVLWEKHFEQSIFVDLSEDESLHFSDLESSLALRLSQTESAASEASIHLSGSAELSPLNETSSEISSVSSQSVRVEKSKTRSSKLHVSVQRPNTMQDQGYEDPGQNTSDEDQEDLPFDGDLRSPYFNQTGSSEENGSSDGRCTVHASPELPGLFELLPEDASCKQENFLEAAKPSVVALPCPGPIDINQVLLQHFSQEELLRPGRLIEAETLPEVSLLESVDDTLFSLAPTCNSAAICSNHTESCHEKSNIASKNTNLKGETQKETDHFTSAAADNDMSGSVSTESNQCSGDVSAEGVEQEEAEEDDEVQRVPLLRTRSFSEMKYGQGQVHYPLPDFSKVAPKVKIPKTPSGPVRSVPQCQSTMHRAQSSPVMLEVISRVLEESVQPSEKPYVFKDDDKQSPPALVHHLQAEYDKLLTKYAEAENLIDQMRLGTNAQPSSELMLDLEHDADHLDADQGELVDGSHLGAPHLSPPENLSKKVETTLNSTVKEATTASSSQPQDDPSDGERMTTELRDIISQFIQKVEEFKFSVSTKTASTEEQQMMLRSMMEAQDQLERNYMSKKDEHRALEMQNYMGLSRNTGAFDPNRLVEGDIFRIGMHLEDIKEMIEKNVCEQISLPNSSSTPTPVTASQHVKSSPLCMPVFSSPPSPHEGPSAGFSTVSDEMDVQREEEGEEKEASEVHINGRLDQSSEFITDDPLMNNSGRNNHQSRVSLDSLEALNIHTAEDKEGDEEKRSSVLSEVIDHRDILANRDGTSSASTQRQQTAGSSVLCCSTLDGVLNLKGECDLGDCVSLAVEVSSSSDALRDSDGRSLSEPPLNTSQRIVSPETDSGFGSSYLNQSASGWFQPNLLSQSGHYQNESLSNSDSEDSCSNLQTTIHSAALPGHQWADTHPSVQTQHCEAAAAVELWVESTTKEPSGCLQGSDQNLPAQLHLSQPLLSSAMDTEDRGSPLYSCSCNNEAILALQSEVSRLKKDLEVGLVQLPHLEQKMDYLTSKYRQDRQERRSKTRIHQRPACNSAGKSSSRGVSNLRSSKVRIEDWISSDMDLSKSKGTGSGNTSCSEIMTQEINSPVGSRRGGRSLCSTTEFQYRLQETTQTDRGTVGNTGFKLENSGNSESNVKQRAQTAIMKSFHSKDRWALLSSPSLQKPLLQVSYSSSSSLPASYKMREPPLQSMSHYRKRSTQSDSALLPSNVYFQRTLSPASVAFKTGSRTSRRSRTKEEDMNKTLDQAIEVARSMKRTTDHMARRLSADLAKAQLHRKLHNMQPLGGRKHQAL, from the exons ATGGAGGGAGACCCAGAAGAATCCGATGAGGACGTTCAGGGCGATGACAAGCCCACTGTGCTGTGGGAGAAGCACTTTGAGCAGAGCATCTTTGTGGACCTCAGTGAGGatgaaagtctgcacttcaGTGATCTGGAGAGTTCTTTAGCTTTACGTCTGTCCCAAACAGAGTCTGCAGCTTCTGAGGCCAGCATCCATCTCAGTG GGAGCGCAGAGCTGTCGCCCTTAAATGAAACCTCCTCAGAGATCAGCAGCGTCAGCAGTCAGAGTGTGAGGGTGGAAAAGAGCAAGACTAGGAGCAGCAAACTGCATGTGTCTGTCCAAAGACCAAACACCATGCAAGACCAGGGGTACGAGGACCCGGGACAAAACACCAGCGATGAGGATCAGGAAGAcctgccttttgatggtgaccTCAGAAGCCCCTACTTCAACCAGACAGGAAGCTCTGAGGAAAATGGGAGCTCTGATGGAAGATGCACTGTTCATGCAAGCCCTGAGCTTCCTGGTCTGTTTGAACTGCTGCCAGAGGATGCCAGCTGTAAACAGGAGAACTTTTTAGAAGCTGCCAAGCCAAGTGTGGTTGCTCTACCGTGCCCTGGTCCTATAGACATTAACCAAGTGTTGCTGCAACACTTTTcccaggaggagctgctgcGACCAGGCAGACTGATTGAGGCAGAGACCCTGCCGGAGGTGTCCCTGCTGGAGAGCGTGGACGACACTCTCTTTAGCTTGGCTCCAACATGCAACAGTGCAGCTATTTGTAGTAACCACACCGAGAGCTGTCATGAAAAGAGTAATATTgcatcaaaaaatacaaatttaaaaggggagacacaaaaggaaactgatcattttacatctgctgctgctgacaatGATATGTCCGGCTCTGTAAGTACAGAGTCAAACCAGTGCAGTGGGGATGTCAGCGCCGAAGGAgtggagcaggaggaagcagaagAGGATGATGAGGTGCAAAGAGTCCCTCTGCTGCGAACAAGATCCTTCAGTGAGATGAAGTATGGCCAAGGCCAAGTTCACTACCCCCTCCCCGACTTCTCCAAGGTTGCCCCTAAGgtaaaaatccccaaaactCCAAGTGGACCAGTCAGATCTGTACCTCAGTGCCAGAGCACCATGCACAGAGCCCAGTCTTCTCCAGTGATGTTAGAGGTGATCAGCAGAGTCCTGGAGGAGTCAGTCCAGCCATCAGAGAAGCCATATGTCTTCAAAGATGATGACAAACAGTCTCCTCCAGCACTGGTGCATCACCTGCAG GCTGAATATGATAAACTACTAACCAAGTACGCCGAGGCAGAGAACCTCATAGACCAAATGAGACTGGGAACCAAT GCTCAGCcctcctcagaactgatgcttgATTTAGAGCACGATGCTGACCATCTTGATGCTGATCAGGGTGAGTTAGTGGATGGAAGCCATCTTGGAGCTCCTCACCTTTCACCACCAG AAAACTTAAGCAAAAAGGTAGAAACGACTCTCAACAGCACCGTTAAGGAGGCGACCACAGCTTCCTCAAGCCAGCCTCAAGATGATCCCAGTGACGGGGAGAGAATGACCACCGAGCTAAGAGACATCATCAGCCAGTTCATACAGAAG GTGGAAGAGTTCAAATTCAGTGTAAGCACCAAGACTGCAAGCACAGAAGAACAGCAAATG ATGCTGAGGAGCATGATGGAGGCTCAGGACCAGCTGGAAAGGAACTACATGAGTAAGAAGGACGAGCACAGAGCTCTGGAGATGCAGAACTACATGGGCCTGTCGAGGAACACCGGAGCCTTCGACCCAAACAG ACTAGTGGAGGGAGACATATTCAGGATAGGGATGCACCTTGAAGACATAAAGGAGATGATAGAAAAAAACGTGTGTGAGCAAATTTCTCTGCCCAACTCATCGTCCACTCCCACACCTGTAACAGCGTCACAGCATGTGAAGTCCAGTCCTCTCTGCATGCCAGTGTTTTCATCTCCACCATCCCCGCATGAG GGGCCAAGTGCAGGTTTTTCCACTGTGAGCGATGAGATGGACgtacagagagaagaagaaggagaagagaaagaggcCAGTGAGGTCCATATAAATGGTCGACTAGACCAAAGCAGTGAATTCATCACTGATGACCCCCTAATGAACAATTCTGGACGTAACAACCATCAGTCACG GGTCTCACTGGACTCTCTGGAGGCACTGAACATCCACACAGCTGAGGATAAGGAAGGCGATGAAGAGAAGAGGAGCTCTGTTCTGTCAGAGGTGATCGATCACAGGGACATCTTAGCAAACCGGGATGGAACCAGTTCAGCATCAACACAGAGGCAGCAGACAGCCGGCAGCTCAGTGTTGTG ctgtagcaccCTGGATGGTGTCCTGAACCTAAAGGGTGAATGTGATCTGGGTGATTGTGTGAGTCTGGCAGTGGAGGTTTCCAGCTCGTCTGATGCACTCAGAGACTCAGACGGTCGCAGCCTCTCAGAGCCTCCTCTCAACACCTCACAG AGGATTGTGAGTCCAGAGACAGACAGTGGATTTGGGAGCTCTTACTTGAATCAGTCAGCCTCTGGATGGTTTCAACCAAATCTTCTCTCACAAAG CGGGCACTACCAGAATGAAAGTTTAAGCAACTCAGATAGTGAAGACTCCTGCTCCAACCTGCAGACAACCATCCATTCAGCTGCCCTGCCCGGCCACCAGTGGGCCGACACCCACCCTTCTGTCCAAACACAGCactgtgaagcagcagctgcagtggaGCTGTGGGTGGAGAGTACCACTAAGGAGCCTTCAGGCTGTCTGCAGG GATCAGACCAAAATCTGCCTGCCCAGCTTCATCTATCTCAACCTCTACTCAGCTCAGCCATGGATACTGAAGACAGAGGCAGCCCGCTGTACTCCTGCTCTTGTAATAA TGAGGCTATCCTGGCCTTGCAGTCAGAGGTTTCCAGGCTAAAGAAGGACCTGGAGGTGGGCTTAGTCCAGCTGCCACACTTGGAACAAAAGATGGACTATCTCACCTCAAAATACAGACAGGATCGTCAGGAGCGCAGGTCTAAAACCAGAATTCACCAAAGACCAGCCTGTAACAG TGCTGGGAAGTCAAGCAGCAGAGGTGTGAGTAACCTCAGGTCCAGTAAGGTGAGGATAGAGGACTGGATCTCATCAGACATGGACCTCAGCAAGAGCAAAG GCACAGGCAGTGGTAATACAAGTTGCTCTGAAATAATGACGCAGGAAATAAACTCACCTGTAGGGAGCAGGAGAGGTGGCAGAAGTTTGTGCTCAACAACTGAGTTTCAATATAGACTTCAGGAGACGACACAAACCGACAGAG GGACAGTGGGAAATACCGgttttaaattagaaaatagTGGAAATTCTGAAAGCAACGTCAAGCAAAGAGCACAAA CAGCTATCATGAAGAGTTTCCACTCCAAGGATAGGTGggctcttctctcctctccgtCCCTCCAGAAGCCTCTCCTCCAGGTCAGCTACAGTTCCTCCAGCAGTTTGCCAGCCAG CTATAAAATGAGGGAGCCACCACTGCAGTCCATGTCCCACTATAGAAAACGTTCCACCCAGTCAGACTCAGCACTCCTGCCCAGCAACGTCTACTTCCAGCGGACACTGTCTCCAGCGTCAGTGGCCTTCAAGACCGGCAGCAGGACGAGCAGACGCAGCAGGACCAAG GAGGAAGACATGAACAAGACTCTGGATCAGGCTATTGAGGTGGCCCGCAGCATGAAGAGGACCACTGACCACATGGCCAGGAGACTGTCTGCTGACTTGGCCAAAGCTCAGCTGCACAGAAAACTGCACAACATGCAGCCACTGGGGGGCAGAAAGCACCAGGCTTTATAA